A genomic region of Branchiostoma lanceolatum isolate klBraLanc5 chromosome 4, klBraLanc5.hap2, whole genome shotgun sequence contains the following coding sequences:
- the LOC136432275 gene encoding matrilin-4-like isoform X2 translates to MSTVIIPPGSRDHHILKMCSISHLRAPRPSKMSPFPARSCAVLLIIFFIKLGSDGVSSMETYQAGEMGPDVEQTPLDKLEEEVISDLKTELDELEMEASSFYNMQKKYQELDSQGQCTNKHQSCIAWSCRDECHKNPAYMRRQCTWSCGACGPQHSCVDKKKDCDYWMKRGECYKNPAFMLENCCWSCMACPKGSCKDRNRHCSYWACIGECQRNPRYMLINCRESCNVCHKDNNKPVVAGQNCPQPQIKVPQPTCNEKVDIIVLMDGSASVMVRNFPDVRNFVLSLAAGFTMPAAQMGVYQYAHNVQREIGLNQFKTREDLLEGIKKSNS, encoded by the exons ATGTCAACTGTCATAATTCCGCCGGGTAGCCGAGACCACCACATTCTGAAAATGTGCAGCATCAGTCATCTTCGAG CTCCCCGACCGAGCAAAATGTCACCATTTCCGGCCCGGAGCTGTGCAGTACTGCTGATTATATTCTTCATCAAGTTGGGAAGTG ATGGAGTCTCCAGTATGGAGACATATCAGGCTGGTGAGATGGGACCTGACGTAGAACAGACCCCCCTGGACAAGCTGGAGGAAGAGGTGATCAGTGACCTAAAAACTGAACTGGATGAACTGGAGATGGAG GCAAGCAGTTTTTAcaacatgcaaaaaaaatacCAGGAGCTGGATAGCCAAG GACAATGTACCAACAAGCACCAAAGCTGCATTGCCTGGTCGTGCCGTGATGAGTGTCATAAGAACCCTGCCTACATGAGGAGACAGTGCACATGGAGCTGTGGGGCTTGTGGACCACAAC ATAGCTGTGTCGACAAGAAGAAGGACTGTGACTACTGGATGAAGCGAGGCGAATGTTACAAAAATCCTGCCTTCATGTTGGAAAATTGCTGTTGGAGCTGCATGGCGTGTCCAAAAG GCAGCTGTAAGGATCGCAATCGTCACTGCAGCTACTGGGCCTGTATCGGAGAGTGTCAGAGAAACCCTCGCTACATGCTCATCAACTGTCGGGAGAGCTGCAATGTTTGTCACAAAG ATAACAACAAGCCTGTTGTGGCTGGCCAGAATTGCCCTCAACCTCAAATTAAAGTCCCAC AGCCCACCTGCAATGAGAAGGTGGACATCATCGTCCTGATGGACGGATCGGCCAGCGTCATGGTGAGGAACTTCCCGGATGTCCGTAACTTTGTCCTGAGCTTGGCGGCGGGCTTCACGATGCCAGCTGCGCAGATGGGCGTGTACCAGTACGCGCACAACGTGCAGAGGGAGATTGGGCTGAACCAGTTTAAAACTCGCGAG gatttGCTGGAAGGaattaaaaaatcaaattccTGA
- the LOC136432275 gene encoding zinc metalloproteinase nas-14-like isoform X1, which yields METYQAGEMGPDVEQTPLDKLEEEVISDLKTELDELEMEASSFYNMQKKYQELDSQGQCTNKHQSCIAWSCRDECHKNPAYMRRQCTWSCGACGPQHSCVDKKKDCDYWMKRGECYKNPAFMLENCCWSCMACPKGSCKDRNRHCSYWACIGECQRNPRYMLINCRESCNVCHKDNNKPVVAGQNCPQPQIKVPQPTCNEKVDIIVLMDGSASVMVRNFPDVRNFVLSLAAGFTMPAAQMGVYQYAHNVQREIGLNQFKTREDLLEGIKKSNS from the exons ATGGAGACATATCAGGCTGGTGAGATGGGACCTGACGTAGAACAGACCCCCCTGGACAAGCTGGAGGAAGAGGTGATCAGTGACCTAAAAACTGAACTGGATGAACTGGAGATGGAG GCAAGCAGTTTTTAcaacatgcaaaaaaaatacCAGGAGCTGGATAGCCAAG GACAATGTACCAACAAGCACCAAAGCTGCATTGCCTGGTCGTGCCGTGATGAGTGTCATAAGAACCCTGCCTACATGAGGAGACAGTGCACATGGAGCTGTGGGGCTTGTGGACCACAAC ATAGCTGTGTCGACAAGAAGAAGGACTGTGACTACTGGATGAAGCGAGGCGAATGTTACAAAAATCCTGCCTTCATGTTGGAAAATTGCTGTTGGAGCTGCATGGCGTGTCCAAAAG GCAGCTGTAAGGATCGCAATCGTCACTGCAGCTACTGGGCCTGTATCGGAGAGTGTCAGAGAAACCCTCGCTACATGCTCATCAACTGTCGGGAGAGCTGCAATGTTTGTCACAAAG ATAACAACAAGCCTGTTGTGGCTGGCCAGAATTGCCCTCAACCTCAAATTAAAGTCCCAC AGCCCACCTGCAATGAGAAGGTGGACATCATCGTCCTGATGGACGGATCGGCCAGCGTCATGGTGAGGAACTTCCCGGATGTCCGTAACTTTGTCCTGAGCTTGGCGGCGGGCTTCACGATGCCAGCTGCGCAGATGGGCGTGTACCAGTACGCGCACAACGTGCAGAGGGAGATTGGGCTGAACCAGTTTAAAACTCGCGAG gatttGCTGGAAGGaattaaaaaatcaaattccTGA
- the LOC136434118 gene encoding von Willebrand factor A domain-containing protein 2-like — protein MTGEALTRVYRDLANGGRKGVQKVIILVTDGQASDNVQIPSQNIKSNNVLISAVGVANYNLDQLNEIATGSKFVATVKQFDAMNSIRDKVLKAVCQAQQKRGQDTDQEINNGLQYLKRMLGALEDELEQETRK, from the exons ATGACTGGTGAAGCACTTACCAGAGTCTACCGGGACTTGGCTAATGGTGGACGGAAAGGTGTGCAGAAG GTGATCATCCTCGTCACTGATGGCCAGGCTAGTGACAATGTTCAGATTCCGTCACAGAACATCAAGAGCAACAATGTGCTCATCTCTGCAGTGGGGGTGGCTAACTACAACCTGGATCAGCTCAAT GAAATTGCCACCGGAAGCAAATTTGTGGCCACAGTGAAGCAGTTTGATGCTATGAACAGCATCAGGGACAAAGTGTTGAAGGCTGTCTGCCAAG CCCAACAGAAGCGTGGCCAGGATACGGATCAAGAGATCAACaatggcctgcagtacctgAAGCGCATGCTGGGGGCGCTGGAGGATGAGCTGGAGCAAGAGACCAGGAAATGA
- the LOC136432272 gene encoding arylsulfatase-like isoform X1 — MIGVTWGTLLLSFLLPHGIKGKLRSKDGETGPTVTIPDKPNIVLLVADDMGWGDLCSYGHPTQECGEIDKMAAEGMRFTQWYSADSLCSPSRAALLTGRLPIRVGVWGGERVFVNDGSGGLPKNETTIAEALKDAGYATGMVGKWHLGINEFLPGDGRHLPHHHGFDFVGTNLPFTNHWACDESKVHMAHPNPMKCFLYWNTTLVQQPFRHDNLTASFLQDSIAFIHNNKDRPFFLYFSFAHMHTDMFSAPRFRETSRRGRYGDGVRELDWAVGEVLKTLVSLQIQHRTLMIFLSDHGGHLEICTEGGSNGILKGGKASTWDGGLRVPAIAWWPGVVSPGQVSQHLVSSMDVFQTAAELAGATPPKDRIYDGKSLVPILLQKTLAVPTGKPTPSLRTLFHYCSDRLMAVRQGEYKAHFYSMELPTNYSEHCPGGVPKVEYYTSSDCYGSHITHHDPPLLFNIGRDPGELYPLPVREYDDVITGILSAKVQHQAHLVPGKAQCKETSTTLQPCCNPPFCYCNYKPDGNR, encoded by the exons ATGATAGGTGTGACCTGGGGCACACTACTTCTGTCGTTTCTGTTGCCTCATGGGATAAAAGGGAAGCTCAGGAGCAAGGATGGAGAAACTGGACCCACAGTCACCATCCCCGACAAGCCTAACATCGTCCTCCTGGTGGCTGACGACATGGGGTGGGGGGATCTGTGTAGTTACGGTCATCCTACCCAGGAGTGCGGCGAGAtagacaagatggcggctgaGGGGATGCGCTTCACGCAGTGGTACAGCGCAGACTCACTGTGCTCACCTAGCAGGGCTGCGCTGTTGACAG GTCGGCTTCCCATCCGTGTTGGCGTATGGGGTGGAGAGAGAGTCTTTGTAAACGATGGTAGTGGAGGCCTGCCGAAGAACGAGACAACCATCGCTGAGGCACTGAAGGATGCTGGGTATGCCACAGGCATGGTCGGCAAGTGGCATCTAG GTATCAATGAGTTTTTACCTGGCGACGGAAGACACCTGCCTCACCACCACGGGTTCGACTTCGTTGGAACCAACCTTCCATTTACCAACCACTGGGCGTGCGACGAATCCAAG GTTCACATGGCCCACCCTAACCCCATGAAATGTTTCCTGTACTGGAACACCACACTAGTCCAACAGCCCTTCAGACACGATAACCTGACGGCCTCCTTCCTGCAAGACTCCATAGCCTTCATACACAACAACAAGGACAGACCTTTCTTCTTGTACTTCTCCTTTGCTCACATGCACACCGACATGTTCTCTGCACCAAGGTTCAGGGAGACGTCGAGAAGAG GCAGATATGGAGATGGAGTACGTGAGTTGGACTGGGCTGTAGGAGAGGTGCTGAAAACACTCGTCAGTCTACAGATCCAGCACAGAACACTGATGATCTTCTTGTCGGATCACGGAGGCCATCTGGAGATCTGCACAGAGGGCGGATCAAATGGGATTCTCAAAG GTGGCAAGGCATCTACGTGGGATGGAGGGCTGCGTGTTCCTGCTATAGCCTGGTGGCCAGGTGTTGTTTCACCTGGGCAGGTGTCACAGCACCTGGTCAGCTCCATGGACGTGTTCCAGACAGCTGCTGAGCTGGCAGGTGCAACGCCACCAAAGGATCGCATCTATGACGGGAAAAGCCTTGTTCCGATTTTGCTACAGAAGACGTTGGCTGTTCCAACTGGTAAACCTACACCCTCCCTGCGGACCCTGTTTCACTACTGCTCTGATAGACTAATGGCTGTTAGACAGGGGGAGTATAAAGCACATTTCTACTCAATGGAGCTGCCTACTAattattcagaacactgtccgGGTGGTGTGCCAAAAGTGGAATACTACACATCATCTGACTGTTACGGATCTCACATCACACACCACGATCCACCTCTACTCTTTAACATAGGCAGAGACCCAGGAGAACTTTATCCTCTACCTGTAAGAGAATATGATGACGTTATAACAGGAATTCTTTCTGCAAAAGTGCAACATCAAGCCCATTTGGTGCCCGGAAAGGCCCAGTGCAAAGAGACATCTACAACATTACAACCTTGCTGTAACCCTCCCTTTTGTTACTGTAACTACAAACCAGATGGTAATAGATGA
- the LOC136432272 gene encoding arylsulfatase-like isoform X2 — MIGVTWGTLLLSFLLPHGIKGKLRSKDGETGPTVTIPDKPNIVLLVADDMGWGDLCSYGHPTQECGEIDKMAAEGMRFTQWYSADSLCSPSRAALLTGRLPIRVGVWGGERVFVNDGSGGLPKNETTIAEALKDAGYATGMVGKWHLGINEFLPGDGRHLPHHHGFDFVGTNLPFTNHWACDESKVHMAHPNPMKCFLYWNTTLVQQPFRHDNLTASFLQDSIAFIHNNKDRPFFLYFSFAHMHTDMFSAPRFRETSRRDMEMEYVSWTGL, encoded by the exons ATGATAGGTGTGACCTGGGGCACACTACTTCTGTCGTTTCTGTTGCCTCATGGGATAAAAGGGAAGCTCAGGAGCAAGGATGGAGAAACTGGACCCACAGTCACCATCCCCGACAAGCCTAACATCGTCCTCCTGGTGGCTGACGACATGGGGTGGGGGGATCTGTGTAGTTACGGTCATCCTACCCAGGAGTGCGGCGAGAtagacaagatggcggctgaGGGGATGCGCTTCACGCAGTGGTACAGCGCAGACTCACTGTGCTCACCTAGCAGGGCTGCGCTGTTGACAG GTCGGCTTCCCATCCGTGTTGGCGTATGGGGTGGAGAGAGAGTCTTTGTAAACGATGGTAGTGGAGGCCTGCCGAAGAACGAGACAACCATCGCTGAGGCACTGAAGGATGCTGGGTATGCCACAGGCATGGTCGGCAAGTGGCATCTAG GTATCAATGAGTTTTTACCTGGCGACGGAAGACACCTGCCTCACCACCACGGGTTCGACTTCGTTGGAACCAACCTTCCATTTACCAACCACTGGGCGTGCGACGAATCCAAG GTTCACATGGCCCACCCTAACCCCATGAAATGTTTCCTGTACTGGAACACCACACTAGTCCAACAGCCCTTCAGACACGATAACCTGACGGCCTCCTTCCTGCAAGACTCCATAGCCTTCATACACAACAACAAGGACAGACCTTTCTTCTTGTACTTCTCCTTTGCTCACATGCACACCGACATGTTCTCTGCACCAAGGTTCAGGGAGACGTCGAGAAGAG ATATGGAGATGGAGTACGTGAGTTGGACTGGGCTGTAG
- the LOC136432274 gene encoding tubulin-specific chaperone C-like yields the protein MAESEVVIVGETWETTDNSLYEEKKGAVVDKIQKREEELAEKREKRRLEKEKTSAEDETSDFFATTFRKEKSAIEKLVDDSDSTPKDGLSDHFDTTTVALQKLQKFVTDSTSFLPSYDVRQAQETIGNLQAALNEKREQLLPKKKFAFKKKKEGAKGPTKKAPKVVAEVKPGLQIASVVQIECGFVDKDSQTLTLQPQEIESQDVSLARLTNCTVKLYGTAGTVHISNVTGCRIFTGPVSRSIFVDDCKDTVLVIACQQLRVHHTADTQFYLHVTSRGIIEDSTRLLFAPYNWTYPDIEEHYKKAGLDRDRNTWDDIDDFNWLASDARSPNWAVMNGEDRVGGWEP from the coding sequence ATGGCGGAATCAGAAGTCGTGATCGTTGGAGAGACGTGGGAAACCACAGATAATTCTCTCTACGAAGAGAAAAAAGGGGCCGTGGTGGACAAGATACAGAAGAGAGAGGAGGAATTAGcagaaaagagagagaaaaggcGTTTGGAGAAAGAAAAAACGTCAGCAGAAGACGAAACGTCTGACTTCTTCGCGACTACGTTCCGGAAAGAGAAATCCGCCATAGAAAAGCTAGTCGACGACTCAGACTCCACCCCTAAAGATGGACTTTCCGACCACTTCGACACGACCACAGTGGCCCTGCAGAAACTACAGAAGTTCGTGACGGATTCGACAAGTTTTCTACCGAGCTACGACGTTCGCCAAGCGCAGGAAACGATCGGCAACCTGCAAGCCGCCTTGAACGAGAAGAGAGAGCAGCTTCTCCCCAAGAAGAAATTTGCcttcaagaaaaagaaggaaggaGCGAAAGGGCCCACAAAGAAAGCACCTAAGGTGGTCGCAGAGGTGAAACCTGGGCTGCAGATCGCGTCAGTTGTTCAGATAGAGTGTGGATTCGTTGATAAAGACTCTCAAACTCTGACCTTACAGCCGCAAGAGATCGAAAGCCAGGACGTCTCCCTGGCCCGTCTGACCAACTGTACGGTGAAGCTGTACGGTACAGCCGGGACCGTACACATCTCTAACGTCACCGGCTGCCGCATCTTCACCGGACCCGTCTCCAGATCTATTTTCGTGGACGACTGTAAGGACACTGTGTTGGTGATAGCCTGTCAACAACTACGAGTACACCACACTGCGGATACACAGTTCTACCTGCACGTCACCAGCCGCGGGATCATAGAGGACAGCACCCGGCTTCTGTTTGCCCCCTATAACTGGACGTATCCGGATATTGAGGAACACTACAAGAAGGCGGGACTAGACAGGGATAGAAATACATGGGACGATATAGATGATTTTAATTGGCTTGCCTCGGATGCACGTTCTCCGAACTGGGCTGTTATGAACGGGGAAGATAGGGTGGGAGGGTGGGAACCCTAA